From the genome of Blautia hydrogenotrophica DSM 10507:
ACTGAAAGTAACAGTTCAGCCAGCGACATTTGCAAAACCATACTGCGTGCTTATCGTGGCTGATGCCACCGTTTTACTCATGAAAAGACTCTCAACTCAGATGTACGTTTGCAATAACGTACCAGTATGTTTTATGCTTCTCTTACACTGTATGGCTGAAACTGTTACGATCAAAAAGTAAAATCGCTGGATTTCATTTGCTCTAAGCTTATAAATCTGATATAATGGAATGGATTATCTACAATCACGAACTTACCTGTTTGTGCTGAAAAACGTGCTTTTAAAAGTACACACAGAATGGAGGATACTATGAGAAAGCAACCAACAACCTTAGAAAATACAGAAGTTGCGGTAAAAAAGAAGTCCCGCGCTCCCATTGTCGCACTGATTTTGCTCTTGCTCTTGGTACTTTTAGGCTGTGCCGGCTATTACCTGCTGCTGAGAGAACAGCCTAAAAAGGCAGTTTCACGCTTCTTGGACTACGCAAAGGCATTTAATCTAGATGGCATGTCATCCTGTGTTCAAGGCAACAAACTAGAAGGCTTGGAAGAAAACAAACTGAACTCTGAAGCTTACCAACCATTTTTTCAGGCTGTGAATCAAAAGCTAGAATACAAGATCACAGGTCTTGATTTTCACAAAGACAAGGCGACTGTCACCGTGGAAATCAATTATTTCGACGGAACTGAGACCTACAAGGAAGCCATAAGTGAATTCTTCCGTTCCGGTATGCAGCAGCTTTTCACTGGCGGAGATATGACCCCCAAAGAAAATGAAGAGCTTCTGGTAGGCATCCTGTCTGAGAAAGCTAAAAATCTCCCGGACAAGCTTACCACAACGACAGTGAAATATCCCTGTAAAAAGGTAGATAAGCAATGGAAAATCACAAAAGTTGACACAGACACCATCAATGTAATTACCGCCAATTTCGGCGCTTTCACAGAAGAACTTGAGAACTCCACAGAAGAGCTGAACGCTATGGAGTCTGAAGGAACCACAGCGGATGAGCCGCAGACACAAGACGCTGACTCTTCTGACGATACCCAGACTACCAGTACGGATGATGGAATTTTAGATTACTCTTGCGACCGCTTTACTGTAAAATACGACCGCCATGAACTCGCGGAGGATTACAGTGGAAATCAATGTCTGCTCGTATATTATAACTATACTAACACCAGCAGCGAAGCTACCCAGCCGATGGTAAACGTCTCTTTGAGAGCCGTTCAAAACAACGAGGCTTGTGAAGCTGCATTCCCAGTGGATGACAATGAAGCCATGGACAATTACATGGCAGAAATCCCTGCCGGCAACACCGTGTCTGTCTGCCAATCTTTTGAGTTAAAGGACACCTCCGATGTAACCTTGGAACTCTCTGAAGCTTACTCCTTCAATGAAGATGTGGACACACAGACTCTAAAGCTTCAATAGTCGAAACATTGACCATCAGTTCGTTACTTTTTGAAAGACTTTGCAGTGTATATTTTTCCCCATAATTCACATACTAAATCCGAGAAAGGATGGTGAATTATGGGGAATAAATTTTTAGGTTATTTTGCTTTGACCATTGCCATAATCGGAGCAGTTAACTGGGGATTGATCGGATTTTTAGATTTTAATTTGGTGTCTTTCCTCTTCGGTAAGATGTCCTGGTTCTCACGAATCATTTACGCATTAGTAGGACTTTGCGGACTATACCTGATTTCTTTCTACGGAAACATGAAATCTGAGACGAATTCATCTAACTAATACAGGAGGTGCGAAATATGACTTATGATCCGAAGCTTCCGCCTTCCTGCCAAGCCGCTCAGGACCAAATGATTGACATTCTCAGGGAAGAGGATGCCCAGGCAAGCTGCTGTTATAAGGTAGCCGAACTGCCAGATGCCTGCCTGAAAAAAATTCACGAATTTGAGCGGGAATTAAACAAACAAGGCTACTGGAACTTGGCATTGGTTGCATATCAGATGGAAAACTAGAGACATTTGAATGTCGCACAAAAAGGCTGTCACAGATTCTAAGTGACAGCCTTTTCTCAGAGCGATAGACGGGGCTCGAACCCGCGGTCTCGACCTTGGCAAGGTCGCGCGTTACCAACTACGCCACTATCGCATTTTCTTTTTCTGCAAAGCCTTCAATAACCTTGCCTGATTATATTACTAAATCCTGTAAAAAAAGTCAAGCAAAAAATTCATATTTTTTAAATTTGGGACAACGATTAGGCATATGGCGCTTAATCACAAGCAAAGATTCCGCTGCATACACTGCGGCCAGCTCACAGCATCGCTATTTGCTGGCCGTTGTCCGACAAATTATTGATAGTAACGCAGAACATGTTCCGGATAATACTGATCCCCATAATCCCAAGGCCCTGCGTTTTCCCGGTAAGGATCGTCCTCTCCCCGCTTTTTTTCCTTACTCGCATATTTGGCAAAAGCCTGCGCATTCTCCTCGGTCCACTGGGTCTGCCCCTCCCGGCTCAGATAGTTTAAATAATCGCTGCCAAAATTATATGCCTGAAGCGCAATCTTTATCCGGTCCAAGTCCTCCGGTCCGCTGCATCCTGCCTGCTGTAAATTATCCCGCAGTTCCTGGATTCCGCACTGTAACGAATATTCTGTGTCCGTGATTCCGTTGGGCTCCCGGGGATACCGTTCATTAAATTTGCACTCAGAAGACTGCATCACATCCACTAGTTTTCCTGAGCTTTCCTGCATCATCACGGCCAAGATCAAATCCACATACTCTCCCATATCATAATTGTCGGCAAGTTTTTCTACAACCGGACGATACGCTTCGCATTCACTGCTCAAAGCGTTTTCTTTTGAAATTTCTCCCTCTTGGCCTGCGATTTTTAAGATTCCCCTGACGCCAAAAAACAATCCCACTGCAAGCAAAATCAAACAGAATCCCATGATTAAAAGTGCCAAAATTCGCCTTCTTCTCAAAGCCCTTGCCCTTCTTCTGCGTGCAGCAAGAGCCCTTCTTCTGGCTGCGGCTGAACGGGCAGCCGCACCGGAGACATTGCCATTTTTTTGCGGCCTGCCCAAAGCTCCAGCACCCTTTTTCTTATGTCTGTCCATAAATGTTCCTCTTAGCAGAAGACAGCCTCATAAGCTGCATCTCCTTACCCTAGAGTCAGCGACTCCATCTCCTCTAAATACCTCTCAAACATTCTCAGAGCCTCTGTCACCGGCTGCGGGCTGGTCATATCCACTCCGCAGATTTTTAAAAGCTCCACCGGGTCCATAGAGCTGCCGCCGCTGAGAAATCTCTTATACTTCTCCACAATTTCCGGCTCCCCATCTATGATCTTCTGGCTGATTGCAATCGCCGCTGAAAATCCTGTCGCATACTGATAAACATAAAATGGAGTATAGAAATGGGGAATTCTGGCCCATTCCAGTGCAATCTGCTCATCTATTTCCATTCCCTCTCCAAAATAAACCCGATTTAATTCCCGATAGATTTCGCAGAGCACATTTGCAGTGAGACTCTCTCCTAGCGCACATTTTTCATGAACAATCTTCTCAAACTCCGCAAACATCGTCTGGCGGTATACCGTGGTCCGAAACTGCTCCAAAAAATAATTAATCAAATACGCTTTTTCTGAATCATCCCTGGCTTTTCCAATCAGATCATGAATCAGCAAAGATTCATTGCAGGTGGATGCGACTTCCGCCACAAAGATTCGGTATCCTGCATAAGGATACGGCTGTGCATGGTCTGAATACCAGCTGTGCAGCGCATGTCCCATCTCGTGAGCCAGGGTAAATACATGATTCAGCGTCCCATTATAGTTCAGCAGGACATAGGGATGGGTTCCATAAGCCCCCCAGGAATAAGCTCCGCTGCGTTTTCCTTGATTTTCATAGACATCAATCCATCCTTCATCAAACCCCTTTTGCAGCAATTCCTGGTAGTCTTCACCCAAAGCGGCCAATCCTTCCTTGACCATGGCTTTTGCCTGTTCAAAAGAGTATCTCTTTTTTTCCGATGAGACCAAGGGAGTGTATAGGTCATACATGTGCAGCACATCCACCCCCAAAAGACGCCTGCGAAGCTCCACGTACCGGTGCAAGGCTGGGAGCGCCTGATGTACCGCCGTCAGAAGCTGGTCATACACTTCCACCGGTATATTGCCTCCATCTAGAGCGGCTGCCCGGGCAGACGGGTAGTTTCTCATCTTCGCAAAAAAGCCCGCTTGCTTGACGTTTGCCTCAAACGTAGCTGCCAGCGTATTCTGAAACTGTCCGTAGGTTCCATAAAGCCGTTCAAACGCTGCCTTTCTGACACTTCGGTCGCTGCTCTCCAAAAACTGCGCATATCTGCCGTGAGTCAGCTCCACAGAATTTCCTTCTTCGTCCTGCACAGCTCCAAATCGAAGATCTGCATTGTTAAACATGGAAAAAATGTTTTCCGGTCCATTGGCAATCTGAGAGACCTGAGCCATCACCTCTTCCATTTCCTTTGACAACACATGTTTCCTGGTTCGAAAAATTTCTTCCATATATCTTTTGTACAGCCGCAATTTTTCATTCTCTTCCAGAAACCTTTCAAAAAGCTCCTCTGTCAATTCCATCAGCTCAGGTTCCAAAAAGGAAAACGCTCCCTGAGCCTTTACCATCAGATTCTGGGCCCGTCCAGACAACTGTTGATACACACTGTTCCCAGTGTCCTCATGATATCTCTGGTTCGCATAGACATACAGCCGCTCCAAGAGCATCTGAATCCTGTCCCGTTCCTGCAAAGCCTCAAAAAGAACTTTTGCGCTCTTTGCCAGTCTTCCCTGAAATTTCTGATAGCCATCCAGTCCTCGCTGCGTCTCCTTATACTCCCTCTCCCATTCACTTTCATTTGCATAGAGATCTTGAATTCTCCACTGATCACTCTTTGCTATCTCTGATCTCTTTGGCAGTTGATTCTTCTGGCTCATCCTATTCCTCTCTTTCCAATATTTTTATCTATCATAGGCCGTAGGCACCGCGAAAAAAGCGATACTATGCGCAGATATCATTCCCACTCTGTGGGCATTATATCCCAAAAACATTTTTTTGAAAACCCTATTGACAATTTCTTTTTTCGAATGTATTATTGTATTAATCACTTAGTACAATAATACAATTAAAAAATGAAAGGAGCTTTGTAAATGTCATGGAAACTCAACTCCAACCTCCCCATATATGCACAGATCGTTGAACACGTACAATTAGATATTATCGCCGGGCGCTACCATCCTGGAGATCGTCTCCCTTCTGTTCGAGATTTGGCTTCCGAGGCAGCTGTCAATCCAAACACTATGCAAAAAGCCCTATCCGAACTAGAAAGAAATGGATTGGTCTATTCGCAGCGGACCAGCGGACGTTTTATCACGGAGGACATCACTATGATAGAAAAAATGAAAGAAGACCTGGCGACTGCCAGAATCAAGGAATTTCTCAGTACTATGAATCAGATGGGGTTTCACCGACAAGAAATCCTGTCTCTGATCGAAAAAATTCAAAAGGAGGATGCCAAATGAGTACCATTTTAGAGTGTCGAAACCTCACAAAGACCTATGGAGCCAAGAAAGCCTTAGATCACATAAATCTAAAATTAGATTCTGGTAAAATTATCGGCCTGCTTGGGCCTAACGGCAGTGGAAAAACGACGATTTTAAAACTGATCAACCGTCTCTTGACAGTCTCAGACGGACAACTTTTGATAGACGGCATGGAACCTGGAGTAAAAACCAAAGCAATCGTGGCCTATCTACCGGAACGTACTTATCTGAATCCCAATATGAAAATTTACGAGATTCTTAACTATTTTTCAGATTTCTACGAAGATTTTGACCGAGGCAGAGCCGAAAATATGCTCCAAAAGCTGAATCTTTCCACCCAGGCCCGCATAAAAACTCTCTCCAAAGGCAGCCGGGAAAAAGTACAGCTGGTGCTGGTGATGAGCCGCCGCGCAAAACTCTACTGTCTGGATGAGCCTATTGCCGGAGTGGACCCCGCCGCCCGTGAGTATATCTTAAATACCATCTTAAACAATTACGACGAAAATGCGACGATTTTAATCTCCACACATTTGATTGCCGATGTGGAAAACATTCTGGATGAGGTAGTTTTCATCAAAGACGGAAAAATACGCATGCATGAATCCGTAGATGACATTCGTTTTCTCAAGCAAAAATCTGTAGATGAATTATTCCGGGAGGTATTTCAATGTTAAGCAAATTGATAAAATATGACTTAAAAGCAGTTTCCCCAGTTCTGCTGACCATACATGGCGCAGTTCTGATACTGTCTTTGCTGGGACATTTTTTCATGTCTCTGCTGCATATAAAACCTTTTGATACCATATTCTCTTCTATTTACACGGTGACTCTTCTGACAGCCATCGGAGCTGTCGCCCTAGCCACTATCGTCTATCTTGGCATGCGCTATCACCGCAATCTGTACACAGACGAGGGATACCTGACGAATACGCTGCCAGTCACCGCGAACTGCCATGTCCTCTCCAAATATCTATGCGGAGTACTCTGGTCCTTCCTCGATGCGGCCGTAATTCTGCTATGTGTATTCATTTTTCTGAACGATGAACTCTTTGAATTTTGCCAGGCCGTGTCAGCATACATCCCTGCAAATTTGTTCCTGCTGACAATAGCCACTGTAATCCTGGAACTTTTTATCTCCTGTCTGTCCGTCTACTGCGCCGTGGGCATTGGAAATCTTTTTCACGGCCACCGGGTCATGGGATGTATTGGAGGCTACGTTCTGCTCTACCTGATCAACCAGGTGATAGGGCTGATACTGGCGTTTCCTTTTTTTACCAATGAGACCATTCGAAACGCTGAATCCGCTGACGCGAATAGCCCTGAGGTGCTCTATGAAGTCTCTCAGATCTTAGGCAGAATACTTATTCTCTCCTTGATACTCAGCATTATCATTGGTATTATATATTATATTGTATGTGTCAAATTGCTGGATAAAAAATTAGAAATGGATTAACAGAAAGGATGATTTAAAATGTTGCTTACAACGACTCATGTACTTCAGGGAAGAACTTATGAGGAACTAGGCCTCGCAGAAGGCGCTACCATCCAGACCGTACATTTTGGCAAAGACTTTATGAATGGCCTAAAGACACTGGTAGGCGGAGAGCTCACCTCTTATTGCGAGATGATGGAGAAGGCCCGCGTGATCGCCACAGACCGCCTGATCGCCTGTGCCGAAAAAATGGGAGCGGACGCGGTGATCGGAGTATCCTACACCACAAATTCTATCGCTTCCTCTGCTGCCGAGATTCTCGCCTACGGAACTGCGATTCGTTTTACTGACGGTAAATAAGAAAATTGAAGCAGTATTTTTTACAGCAAATTGCCGGAAACCCACAACGGGTACCCGGCAATTTGTTTTTTTATTATTCTTTTAGTGGTGAAACAAGCGGATGCCCGTAAACGCCATAGCCATTCCATATTTATCGCAGGTCTCAATGACCAAATCATCTCTAACCGAACCTCCTGGCTGCGCAATATACTGAACACCGCTCTTATGCGCCCGTTCGATGTTATCGCTGAATGGAAAGAACGCATCTGAACCCAAAGTCACGCCAGTCATCTTATCCAGCCACTGCCGCTTTTCCTCTCTCGTAAACACTTCTGGCTTCTCTGTGAATACCTTCTCCCACGCACCATCGGCCAGGACATCCATGTACTCTTCTCCAATATACACATCAATCGCATTGTCCCTCTCTGCACGTTTGATATCGTCCTTAAAAGGAAGATTCATAACCTTAGGACTCTGACGAAGGAACCAGTTATCCGCCTTCTGGCCCGCCAGACGGGTACAGTGTACTCTAGACTGCTGGCCAGCGCCGATTCCAATTGCCTGACCATCTTTCACAAAACACACGGAATTGGACTGTGTATATTTTAGAGTAATCAGCGAGATTTTCAGATCTCTCTTAGCCTCCTCACTCAGCTCCTTCTTCGCTGTCACTACATTGGACAACAGTTCATCGTCAATGGGCAGCTCCTGTCTTCCCTGCTCAAAAGTCACCCCGAATACTTCCTTGTGTTCCAGTGGAGCTGGCACATAGTCCGCGTCAATCTGAATCACGTTATAATTGCCTTTTTTCTTCTGGGAAAGTATCTCCAAGGCCTCCTGGGTATAACCCGGCGCGATCACTCCATCGCTGACCTCCCGTTTAATCAGCATCGCCGTGTCCTTATCGCACTCATCAGAAAGAGCGATAAAGTCCCCGAAAGACGACATTCGGTCTGCCCCTCTTGCCCTCGCATAAGCGCAGGCCAGTGAAGACAGTTCTCCTAAATCATCCACCCAGTAAATCTTGGCCAGTGTCTCAGAAAGGGGAAGCCCAATGGCTGCTCCTGCTGGGGACACATGTTTGAAGGAGGTTGCCGCCGGAAAACCCGTAGCTTTTTTCAATTCCCTCACCAGCTGCCATCCATTAAAGGCATCCAAAAAATTAATATATCCAGGTTTTCCATAGAGCACCTTGATCGGCAGTTCACTGCCATCGGCCATATAGATTCTGGAAGGCTTCTGATTCGGATTACATCCATATTTTAATGCCAGTTCTTTCATCTTTGTCCCTCCTCACTGATTCTTATTCACAATTTTCGTCTCATATTTGCCTGTCTCGATATCGATATAGCGTACGAACAGGGAAACCTTATTGTCTTCGTTCAGGTTTTCCCATATCAACTCCGTAAACGCCTCCATATCATCTGGAATCTCCACCAGCTTAGGTTCGCCCTCAAAACTCAAAAGAGGATTTCCATCACACTTGTAGGTATGGATAAAACGCCCTTCTCCAGCCACACAGTTCTCATAGGCAAAAGTAAAACGGTCACAGGCCTGGGGATTTCCGTTGTTGCTCTTTAAGATTGACAGAGCGTAGCTGTATTTTCCGTTCTCTACATGCATCACCCCTGAGATTCTCGGCGTGTAATTCGGTGCATCGGGCTCAAATTCACGGCTGCGCAGAGATTGCTCAAATGTCATCTGGCGGTCCATCCCCTCATAGATAGTATCCGTCTGATCGCCGTTGGTGACAATCGTCTTGTTGCCCAAAACTCGGACCGGAGCGTAGATAATCAAGCTAGGATCGGTAAGCTTCGAGGGGTCATATGCCTGTGTGCGAATTCCCTCTCCCTCCTCCACAAAAACTCGGTTCCGGCTGTTCTCACTTCTACCCATAATAAAATAGGCAGCCACTGCCTTAGTTCCATCTTTGGAACGCCCCAGGATAATTCCACGTCCTGGATAAGAGTTGCTTTTTAGCTCTTTAGCCAACGATAGCATTTCCATAATGGTCTCCTTTCTACACAAAAACCGCCTGGGTATACCAAACGGTTGCCCAGGCGGTCGACATTCTACTTCACTGCACTCCCTGTAGTTTTCCTACTTCCGCCAGTCATGCAGTTATGATTATACTACAATATATTTCTCCATTTGACAAGCCCTAAATATTACTCCAACTCTTTTCTCTTGGCCTCCATCTCTGCTGAAATATCTTTTTTTAACTGTTCCCAAGCTTCTGGATGTTCCACATAATACTTCGGACAGTTTTTTCCCGTCACATCATAGTGGCGAATCACATGATCTATATCCAGCCCAAAACGATTACACAGATAAGCTGTCAATTCCACCAAAGACTGATACGTGGCTTCATTAAATTTTCCCGTCTCATCTAAATGACAGCACTCAATAGAAAGAGTATCCACATTTCTGGAATTGGTCGCATAGGAAATCTCGTTCGTAGGAATACACTGTACAATTTCCCCCTCCAAGCCTACGACAAAGTGACTACTCACCTCGTTAGAATGATTGTCTTTCAGCCCTTCAAAGTAATCTCTGTTATTCTTAGCTGTAGAGCCTGGATTCGCAGTGTAGTGAATCGCCACATACTTCACCTCTTCTAGAGGCGTTCCCGGCCTGGAATATGGATTCACAGTCAACAGCTCCACATCCAGCGGAGGAGCCCCTCTCAGAGGGTCTTCCATGTCCAGATAGGCTCTAGCCGTCTTCTCAGCCTGTAGAGATTTTAATACCAGACGCCCTCCTGTGAAAAGAAGCAAAAGCAGTACTAGACACCCCACTGCCAGCCATATGTAGTTTTCTTTTCTCTTTTGTTTTTTTCTCTGCGGTCTCCTCTGCCTATAGCCTTTGGGGACCGAAGCAGTTCTTCTGGCAGAATTTCTGCTGCCAGTCGCTCTTCTCTGTCTCGTCATAGGTATCCTCGCCTCTTTGCCCTGAAATCCTGTCCCCTTCGTCTTAAGCGGCTGAACGCAAAGCGGGCTGTCCCACAATTACTGTGTAACAGCCCATTTTCATTTCAAAGCAAATTACTCTTCAATGCTGTAATTCGGAGCTTCCTTTGTGATATGAATATCGTGAGGATGTGACTCCTTCAAGGACGCGGAGGAAATTTTTACAAATTTTCCGGTAGTCTTTAATTTCTCGATATTCTCTGCTCCACAATATCCCATACCTGAGCGCAGACCACCCATCAACTGATATACCGTGTCTTCCACGTGGCCTTTATATGCCACACGGCCTTCCACGCCTTCTGGTACCAGCTTCTTTGCGTCTTCCTGGAAATAGCGGTCTTTGCTGCCATTCTCCATCGCAGAGATGGAACCCATTCCACGGTATACCTTATACTTCCTTCCCTGATACAATTCAAAAGTTCCTGGGCTCTCATCACAACCTGCGAAAATACTTCCCATCATGCAGACATTTGCGCCTGCCGCAATCGCCTTCGTAATATCCCCGGAATACTTGATTCCGCCGTCTGCGATAACCGGAATTCCATACTCCTTCGCCACCTCATAGCAGTCCATAACTGCTGTGATCTGCGGCACACCAATTCCAGCAACCACACGTGTAGTACAGATAGAACCAGGACCAATTCCCACTTTTACCGCGTCCACACCTGCCTCGATCAGAGCTTTCGTCGCCTCTCCGGTCGCCACATTTCCCGCAATCAGTTGAAGTTCCGGATAAGCGGCCTTGATCTCACGAACGGCACGCAGAATGTTCTCAGAATGTCCATGGGCAGAGTCTACAACGATCACATCCACATTCACCTTTGCCAGAGCCTCCACACGTGCCAGTACGTTCGAAGTAATTCCGACAGCTGCCCCACAGAGCAGACGTCCTTGCGCATCTTTTGCTGAAAGTGGATATTTAATCTGTTTTTCAATATCCTTAATTGTAATTAAGCCTTTTAAGTTATATTCATCATCAACAATGGGTAGTTTCTCTTTCCTGGCCTTTGCCAGTATCTTCTTCGCTTCTTCTAGAGTGATGCCTTCTTTTGCCGTAATCAGTCCCTCTGAGGTCATCGACTCTTTAATTTTCTTTGAGAAATCCTCCTCAAATTTCAAATCACGGTTGGTAATGATTCCCACTAGTTTTTTGCCTTCCGTAATCGGAACTCCTGAAATACGGAATTTTGCCATAAGGTCATTGGCATCTTTCAATGTGTGCTCGGGTGACAAGAAAAATGGATCTGTAATTACACCATTCTCAGAACGTTTTACCTTGTCCACTTCGTCTGCCTGCGCTTCGATGGACATATTCTTGTGTATGATTCCGATACCACCCTGCCTTGCCATTGCAATCGCCATGCGGTGTTCGGTCACAGTGTCCATTCCTGCGCTCATCATAGGAATGTTCAATTTTACCTTTTTCGTCAAATAAGTGGAAACGTCTACCTGATTTGGTATTACTTTTGAGTATGCAGGAACTAACAATACGTCATCAAAAGTAATCCCTTCCCCGATGATAGTGCCCATTGTTTTTCCTCCCTTTTCTTCATCTTAATGTTTTGTTCCCTAGTGTAACAAATATCCCCCCTGGTGTCAATCCAAAAAAACTTTGGACGGAGCACTTTTTTTCATCATCTGAAGCATAGTTTCATCCGGCTCTAAGATCACTTTACAGGTCTGCTGGTCCAGCTTCACAATCATCGCATACCTGTTTCTTTCAGAATTTCCTGATGAATAGTCCAGCACCTTCAGCTTGCCATTGTGATTGTAATAGTCCAAACGATGAGAACGAATGGGGGCCATGATGTCCACATGATTCATTTCCAGAGTCTTTGCCTTTTTGCGCTTGCTCTTTGCCATAATTACATCCACGTCCAACTCCCCATTCACATAGAGATATTCATATTCTATGTCTGTCTTGGGAAAGACAAAAAAGTACACCAGAACCCCTGCCACCACCGCAAATACCATAAACAGAGGCGACACCAGGACGACAAACAGCGCCAGTATCACCACAGCTGCAATGGAGCCTGCTTTTAACAAGGTATCCTTTCCGGTTTTTTCTTTCTTAACCAGACATTCCGCATATAAATCGCCCATCTTTTTTCCTCCAAATTTCCAAACTTTTATCTAGTGTAACACAAAATAGGGAATGTTGCAAAACAACA
Proteins encoded in this window:
- the pepF gene encoding oligoendopeptidase F translates to MSQKNQLPKRSEIAKSDQWRIQDLYANESEWEREYKETQRGLDGYQKFQGRLAKSAKVLFEALQERDRIQMLLERLYVYANQRYHEDTGNSVYQQLSGRAQNLMVKAQGAFSFLEPELMELTEELFERFLEENEKLRLYKRYMEEIFRTRKHVLSKEMEEVMAQVSQIANGPENIFSMFNNADLRFGAVQDEEGNSVELTHGRYAQFLESSDRSVRKAAFERLYGTYGQFQNTLAATFEANVKQAGFFAKMRNYPSARAAALDGGNIPVEVYDQLLTAVHQALPALHRYVELRRRLLGVDVLHMYDLYTPLVSSEKKRYSFEQAKAMVKEGLAALGEDYQELLQKGFDEGWIDVYENQGKRSGAYSWGAYGTHPYVLLNYNGTLNHVFTLAHEMGHALHSWYSDHAQPYPYAGYRIFVAEVASTCNESLLIHDLIGKARDDSEKAYLINYFLEQFRTTVYRQTMFAEFEKIVHEKCALGESLTANVLCEIYRELNRVYFGEGMEIDEQIALEWARIPHFYTPFYVYQYATGFSAAIAISQKIIDGEPEIVEKYKRFLSGGSSMDPVELLKICGVDMTSPQPVTEALRMFERYLEEMESLTLG
- a CDS encoding N-acetylmuramoyl-L-alanine amidase family protein, with the protein product MTRQRRATGSRNSARRTASVPKGYRQRRPQRKKQKRKENYIWLAVGCLVLLLLLFTGGRLVLKSLQAEKTARAYLDMEDPLRGAPPLDVELLTVNPYSRPGTPLEEVKYVAIHYTANPGSTAKNNRDYFEGLKDNHSNEVSSHFVVGLEGEIVQCIPTNEISYATNSRNVDTLSIECCHLDETGKFNEATYQSLVELTAYLCNRFGLDIDHVIRHYDVTGKNCPKYYVEHPEAWEQLKKDISAEMEAKRKELE
- a CDS encoding lysozyme family protein translates to MDRHKKKGAGALGRPQKNGNVSGAAARSAAARRRALAARRRRARALRRRRILALLIMGFCLILLAVGLFFGVRGILKIAGQEGEISKENALSSECEAYRPVVEKLADNYDMGEYVDLILAVMMQESSGKLVDVMQSSECKFNERYPREPNGITDTEYSLQCGIQELRDNLQQAGCSGPEDLDRIKIALQAYNFGSDYLNYLSREGQTQWTEENAQAFAKYASKEKKRGEDDPYRENAGPWDYGDQYYPEHVLRYYQ
- a CDS encoding DUF5067 domain-containing protein, with product MRKQPTTLENTEVAVKKKSRAPIVALILLLLLVLLGCAGYYLLLREQPKKAVSRFLDYAKAFNLDGMSSCVQGNKLEGLEENKLNSEAYQPFFQAVNQKLEYKITGLDFHKDKATVTVEINYFDGTETYKEAISEFFRSGMQQLFTGGDMTPKENEELLVGILSEKAKNLPDKLTTTTVKYPCKKVDKQWKITKVDTDTINVITANFGAFTEELENSTEELNAMESEGTTADEPQTQDADSSDDTQTTSTDDGILDYSCDRFTVKYDRHELAEDYSGNQCLLVYYNYTNTSSEATQPMVNVSLRAVQNNEACEAAFPVDDNEAMDNYMAEIPAGNTVSVCQSFELKDTSDVTLELSEAYSFNEDVDTQTLKLQ
- a CDS encoding ABC transporter ATP-binding protein: MSTILECRNLTKTYGAKKALDHINLKLDSGKIIGLLGPNGSGKTTILKLINRLLTVSDGQLLIDGMEPGVKTKAIVAYLPERTYLNPNMKIYEILNYFSDFYEDFDRGRAENMLQKLNLSTQARIKTLSKGSREKVQLVLVMSRRAKLYCLDEPIAGVDPAAREYILNTILNNYDENATILISTHLIADVENILDEVVFIKDGKIRMHESVDDIRFLKQKSVDELFREVFQC
- a CDS encoding YbjQ family protein: MLLTTTHVLQGRTYEELGLAEGATIQTVHFGKDFMNGLKTLVGGELTSYCEMMEKARVIATDRLIACAEKMGADAVIGVSYTTNSIASSAAEILAYGTAIRFTDGK
- a CDS encoding IMP cyclohydrolase produces the protein MEMLSLAKELKSNSYPGRGIILGRSKDGTKAVAAYFIMGRSENSRNRVFVEEGEGIRTQAYDPSKLTDPSLIIYAPVRVLGNKTIVTNGDQTDTIYEGMDRQMTFEQSLRSREFEPDAPNYTPRISGVMHVENGKYSYALSILKSNNGNPQACDRFTFAYENCVAGEGRFIHTYKCDGNPLLSFEGEPKLVEIPDDMEAFTELIWENLNEDNKVSLFVRYIDIETGKYETKIVNKNQ
- a CDS encoding DUF378 domain-containing protein, with product MGNKFLGYFALTIAIIGAVNWGLIGFLDFNLVSFLFGKMSWFSRIIYALVGLCGLYLISFYGNMKSETNSSN
- a CDS encoding phosphoribosylaminoimidazolecarboxamide formyltransferase — its product is MKELALKYGCNPNQKPSRIYMADGSELPIKVLYGKPGYINFLDAFNGWQLVRELKKATGFPAATSFKHVSPAGAAIGLPLSETLAKIYWVDDLGELSSLACAYARARGADRMSSFGDFIALSDECDKDTAMLIKREVSDGVIAPGYTQEALEILSQKKKGNYNVIQIDADYVPAPLEHKEVFGVTFEQGRQELPIDDELLSNVVTAKKELSEEAKRDLKISLITLKYTQSNSVCFVKDGQAIGIGAGQQSRVHCTRLAGQKADNWFLRQSPKVMNLPFKDDIKRAERDNAIDVYIGEEYMDVLADGAWEKVFTEKPEVFTREEKRQWLDKMTGVTLGSDAFFPFSDNIERAHKSGVQYIAQPGGSVRDDLVIETCDKYGMAMAFTGIRLFHH
- a CDS encoding GntR family transcriptional regulator yields the protein MSWKLNSNLPIYAQIVEHVQLDIIAGRYHPGDRLPSVRDLASEAAVNPNTMQKALSELERNGLVYSQRTSGRFITEDITMIEKMKEDLATARIKEFLSTMNQMGFHRQEILSLIEKIQKEDAK